One genomic window of Camelina sativa cultivar DH55 chromosome 5, Cs, whole genome shotgun sequence includes the following:
- the LOC104789714 gene encoding mitogen-activated protein kinase kinase kinase 2-like yields MVVLDLKFEKFLGQGAFGSVSLFKHERQRDGKILHAAVKTSDDQHAKALCQEFQILSKFKGYSRIVQCYGNGVQAKVNQKGYVEYKILMEYAAEGSLSTFMDRFEYGKLPEPMIREFTRMLLEGLATIHGHGYVHCDLKPENILVFPSRVYDYKTGAWRTSYELKISDFGLSKKEGDTKWWHPDQPFAGTPIYMSPESISHGEIGKGLDLWSLGCVVLEMYTGKRPWWHTHDYLEDLMNCYEPLFPSNLSCDAKNFLMTCFASEPDERKDALTLLRHSFVPRDKLAKLKTDNPKDLTLELEKIRLMLCEIKSMC; encoded by the coding sequence ATGGTGGTGTTAGATTTGaagtttgagaagtttctgGGACAAGGTGCATTCGGTTCGGTGAGTCTCTTTAAGCACGAAAGACAACGCGACGGCAAAATTCTCCACGCCGCCGTGAAAACTTCCGACGATCAACACGCCAAGGCTCTCTGCCAAGAGTTTCAGATCCTTTCAAAATTCAAAGGATATTCGAGAATCGTCCAATGTTACGGGAACGGAGTGCAAGCGAAAGTCAACCAAAAGGGTTACGTGGAATACAAGATTCTCATGGAGTACGCGGCTGAAGGAAGCTTGAGCACTTTCATGGACCGTTTCGAATACGGGAAATTGCCTGAGCCGATGATCAGAGAGTTTACACGTATGCTTCTCGAGGGTTTAGCCACGATTCATGGACACGGCTATGTTCACTGCGATCTCAAACCCGAAAACATCCTTGTTTTCCCTAGCCGTGTCTACGACTACAAGACCGGTGCGTGGAGAACGTCTTACGAATTGAAGATTTCTGATTTCGGGTTGTCGAAGAAAGAGGGAGACACTAAGTGGTGGCATCCCGATCAACCGTTTGCGGGAACACCGATCTACATGTCCCCTGAATCGATCTCTCACGGAGAGATAGGGAAAGGACTTGACCTATGGTCGTTGGGATGTGTTGTGTTGGAGATGTACACTGGAAAGAGACCATGGTGGCATACACACGATTACTTGGAGGATCTCATGAATTGCTACGAGCCACTGTTTCCGAGTAATCTTTCTTGCGATGCAAAAAACTTTCTCATGACCTGTTTTGCGTCCGAACCAGATGAGAGAAAAGACGCGTTAACATTGTTGAGGCATAGCTTCGTACCTAGAGATAAGTTGGCAAAGCTGAAGACTGACAATCCCAAGGATTTGACCCTGGAACTGGAGAAAATTAGACTGATGCTTTGCGAAATTAAGAGTATGTGTTAA